A part of Methanohalobium evestigatum Z-7303 genomic DNA contains:
- the acnA gene encoding aconitate hydratase AcnA: MGTDYDPFEAKYFIDTDNEKVAIYRLNRLEELGLGSISKLPNSIKVLLESLLRNVDGNLVTEDDVKALAGWSPDKVPEHEIPFIPSRVLMQDFTGVPAVVDIAAMRSAMQREGGDSSRINPEVPADLVIDHSLQIDYFGTAYSKKYNEEKEFERNKERYSLLRWAQESFDNFQVVPPGKGIIHQVNLEHLAPLVHFKNSKNKNEKIAYPDTLVGTDSHTTMINGLGVLGWGVGGIEAEAVMMGQPYYMSIPEVVGFKLDGELQEGVTATDLVLTVTQMLRKHGVVGKFVEFYGPGLEKLSLPDRATLANMAPEYGATMGYFPIDEETLEYLKLTGRSEKHVNMVREYTKEQGLLFDSQNDEPMYNDKLELDMSNVEPSIAGPKRPYDRISIENMSEHFHNLMKQTFAEKRGEKDIQENDPDYNRWLEEGGNISNVHTQSAHHTSYIKCRDSFTTITHGAVAIASITSCTNTSNPSVLIGAGLLAKNAVEMGLDVKPYVKTSLAPGSRVVTDYLDKSELLPYLEALGFHLVGYGCATCIGNSGPINESVENEIKEKDLTVAAVLSGNRNFEGRINPYIKANYLTSPMLVVAYALAGTVDIDLKNEALGCDPNGLPIYLKDIWPTQNEINQIIKDTIDSDMFENEYSHVMEGTELWDDMDVPQDDQYHWDPNSSYIQEPPFFKDFPHETPKLQDIKGARVLAYLEDNITTDHISPAGAIPVDSPAGQYLLNQGVKEEDFNTYGSRRGNHEVMMRGTFGNIRLNNKLVDRNGGWTLYHPTGKEMSIYDAAMNYQDNNIPLIVMAGKEYGTGSSRDWAAKGTQLLGVKAVIAESFERIHRSNLVGMGVLPLQFKKEENTDTLGLKGNETYDINGIENLKPGNEVEVVARTENGDDITFKADVRLDSDIELEYYRNGGILHKFLREILNEKLKLDNQL, encoded by the coding sequence ATGGGTACAGACTACGACCCTTTTGAAGCTAAATATTTTATTGATACAGATAACGAAAAAGTAGCAATATACCGTTTGAACAGACTGGAAGAACTTGGACTGGGAAGCATCTCTAAACTACCAAACTCCATCAAAGTATTACTTGAATCGTTACTCAGAAATGTTGATGGGAATCTGGTTACCGAGGACGATGTTAAAGCACTTGCGGGGTGGAGTCCTGACAAAGTACCAGAACACGAAATCCCTTTTATACCATCAAGAGTTTTAATGCAGGATTTTACCGGAGTCCCAGCGGTTGTAGATATAGCAGCCATGAGATCTGCCATGCAGAGAGAAGGAGGAGATTCATCAAGAATAAACCCTGAAGTTCCTGCAGACCTTGTGATAGACCATTCACTACAAATAGATTATTTTGGAACTGCTTACTCAAAAAAGTACAATGAAGAAAAGGAGTTTGAACGCAATAAAGAACGCTATTCTCTTTTAAGATGGGCTCAGGAATCCTTCGACAATTTCCAGGTCGTCCCACCAGGAAAAGGTATTATACATCAGGTAAACCTTGAGCATCTTGCCCCTCTTGTGCATTTTAAGAACAGTAAAAACAAAAACGAAAAAATTGCTTATCCCGATACCCTTGTAGGTACTGATTCACATACCACCATGATAAATGGGCTTGGTGTCCTTGGATGGGGTGTTGGAGGTATAGAAGCTGAAGCTGTCATGATGGGACAGCCATATTATATGTCCATTCCTGAAGTTGTTGGATTTAAGTTGGACGGAGAACTACAGGAAGGTGTCACAGCCACTGACCTTGTACTTACTGTAACTCAAATGTTGAGAAAACATGGTGTTGTTGGTAAATTTGTTGAATTTTATGGACCCGGATTGGAGAAATTAAGCCTTCCAGACCGTGCAACACTTGCCAACATGGCTCCTGAATATGGAGCTACTATGGGCTATTTCCCGATTGATGAGGAAACTCTGGAATACCTGAAGCTTACTGGAAGAAGTGAAAAACATGTAAATATGGTTCGGGAATACACCAAAGAGCAGGGACTTCTTTTTGATTCTCAAAATGATGAACCAATGTATAACGATAAACTGGAACTTGATATGAGCAACGTCGAGCCCAGCATAGCAGGTCCCAAGCGTCCCTATGACCGGATATCTATTGAAAATATGTCAGAGCATTTCCACAACCTCATGAAGCAAACCTTTGCAGAAAAAAGAGGTGAAAAGGATATACAGGAAAATGACCCTGACTATAATAGATGGCTTGAAGAAGGAGGTAACATAAGTAACGTACATACCCAGTCAGCTCATCATACCAGCTATATCAAGTGCAGGGATTCATTTACCACCATAACCCATGGAGCAGTTGCTATTGCATCCATTACATCCTGCACAAATACATCTAATCCATCTGTCTTAATAGGTGCCGGATTATTAGCCAAAAATGCAGTTGAAATGGGTCTTGATGTCAAACCCTATGTTAAGACAAGCCTTGCACCTGGTTCCAGAGTCGTAACAGATTACCTTGATAAATCCGAACTTTTACCATATCTTGAAGCTCTCGGATTCCATCTTGTTGGTTATGGATGTGCTACCTGTATAGGAAACAGTGGACCCATCAATGAAAGTGTAGAAAATGAGATAAAAGAAAAGGATCTCACCGTAGCGGCTGTTCTCAGCGGCAACAGGAATTTTGAAGGGCGGATAAACCCCTATATCAAAGCCAATTATCTTACATCACCAATGCTTGTCGTTGCCTATGCACTAGCTGGAACCGTGGATATTGACCTGAAAAATGAAGCACTGGGTTGTGATCCAAATGGGTTGCCAATTTATTTGAAAGATATCTGGCCAACCCAGAATGAAATCAACCAGATTATAAAGGATACCATTGATTCTGACATGTTTGAAAATGAATACTCACATGTCATGGAAGGTACAGAGCTCTGGGATGATATGGATGTTCCACAAGATGACCAGTACCATTGGGACCCTAACTCCTCCTATATACAGGAGCCACCGTTTTTTAAAGACTTCCCCCATGAAACCCCAAAACTACAGGATATTAAAGGCGCAAGGGTTCTGGCATATCTGGAGGACAACATAACAACAGACCATATCTCGCCTGCTGGAGCTATTCCTGTTGACAGTCCTGCAGGACAGTATCTGCTCAATCAGGGTGTAAAAGAGGAGGATTTCAATACTTATGGTTCACGAAGAGGCAACCATGAAGTGATGATGAGAGGTACATTTGGAAATATACGCCTCAATAATAAACTGGTGGACAGAAACGGTGGATGGACTCTTTATCATCCAACAGGAAAAGAAATGAGTATTTACGATGCCGCCATGAATTACCAAGATAACAATATACCTCTTATTGTGATGGCAGGTAAAGAATACGGTACAGGAAGTTCCAGAGATTGGGCAGCCAAAGGAACACAATTGCTGGGTGTTAAAGCAGTAATCGCTGAATCCTTTGAAAGAATCCACCGCAGTAACCTTGTAGGAATGGGTGTTTTGCCTTTACAGTTCAAAAAAGAAGAAAACACCGATACGCTTGGATTAAAGGGTAATGAAACCTACGATATAAATGGAATAGAGAATCTAAAACCAGGCAATGAAGTAGAAGTTGTAGCCAGAACAGAAAATGGTGATGATATTACATTCAAAGCTGATGTCAGACTGGATTCTGATATAGAACTGGAATACTATCGAAACGGTGGAATTCTACACAAATTCCTAAGAGAAATTCTAAATGAAAAATTAAAGCTGGATAATCAGCTTTAA
- a CDS encoding lamin tail domain-containing protein — protein MLGDKTAASPVVGIVIMFILTVTMAATVVTIAFGFAEPLPKNPFFESGNPGIRESGNPGIRESGNPGIYINEFKLGADNNPNKEWVSIKNSKKSAVNLKNWIIKDYEQIYNYSYKLNSFNLGTGETVTVHTGKGTNTSSDIYLGLDKCIWNNTGDKVYLYNSNGNLVDTQKEH, from the coding sequence TTGCTTGGTGATAAAACTGCCGCATCCCCTGTTGTGGGTATCGTAATAATGTTTATACTCACTGTTACAATGGCTGCAACAGTTGTGACCATTGCTTTTGGGTTTGCAGAACCACTACCTAAAAACCCATTTTTTGAATCCGGGAATCCGGGAATCCGGGAATCCGGGAATCCGGGAATCCGGGAATCCGGGAATCCGGGTATATACATAAATGAGTTTAAGCTGGGTGCAGATAATAATCCAAATAAGGAGTGGGTCTCAATTAAGAATAGCAAAAAATCTGCGGTAAACCTTAAAAACTGGATAATCAAAGATTATGAACAAATTTATAATTACAGTTATAAACTCAATTCTTTTAATTTGGGTACTGGCGAAACGGTAACAGTCCACACTGGCAAAGGTACTAACACCAGTAGCGATATATATCTGGGACTGGATAAATGTATCTGGAACAATACAGGAGACAAAGTATACCTCTATAACTCTAACGGAAATCTTGTAGATACACAAAAGGAACATTAA
- a CDS encoding M20 metallopeptidase family protein has product MTSIENWIINIRRELHRYPEPSFEEYNTQQKIIEFLDNIGIESEKIADTGVIATIKGDLPGSCLALRADMDALRVAEEQTELNKDYISQNEGIMHACGHDGHMAIVLGAARLLNEMRNQIPGSIKLIFQPAEEQPPGGASKIIKEGGIDDVDAIVGLHIFGDMDFGKIKFKSGCFMASSNRLNLSIFGKGGHHSNPHDCIDPVFIASDFLSSIHDEIQKIISPSRYVLGIGKTEGGEQFNRSMDRLDIVGSFRTFHDEDINIIESVIKQKLDNLMYAYSIEGISDVPKYNLDIIRAYPVLNNNDKFASAVYKLLKDKHPEVEIDKNAKPLFGSEDFAFYVKNIPGFYFTIGTKNIQKNVVEINHSSKFDIDEEVLIIGVRILKTITMDFLNNPKDYL; this is encoded by the coding sequence TTGACATCGATTGAAAACTGGATTATCAACATCCGCCGTGAGTTACACCGTTATCCAGAACCAAGTTTTGAGGAGTACAATACTCAACAAAAGATAATAGAATTTCTTGACAATATAGGTATTGAATCAGAAAAAATCGCTGATACAGGTGTTATAGCTACCATTAAAGGTGATTTACCGGGTTCATGTTTAGCCCTGAGAGCTGATATGGATGCTCTTAGAGTTGCCGAAGAACAAACAGAACTAAACAAAGATTATATATCACAGAATGAAGGTATCATGCACGCCTGTGGACACGACGGTCATATGGCTATCGTACTGGGTGCTGCACGGTTATTGAATGAAATGCGAAACCAGATTCCCGGAAGTATAAAACTGATTTTTCAGCCTGCAGAAGAACAGCCTCCTGGAGGTGCATCCAAAATTATCAAAGAAGGTGGAATTGATGATGTGGATGCTATTGTTGGGCTTCATATATTCGGAGACATGGATTTTGGTAAAATCAAATTTAAATCCGGCTGTTTTATGGCAAGTTCAAACCGATTAAATCTTAGCATTTTTGGAAAGGGAGGACACCATTCAAACCCTCATGATTGCATAGACCCGGTTTTTATAGCTTCTGATTTTTTAAGTTCTATACATGATGAAATTCAAAAAATAATCAGTCCTTCAAGATATGTTTTGGGTATTGGAAAAACCGAAGGGGGAGAACAATTCAACCGGTCTATGGACAGATTGGATATAGTCGGGAGTTTCCGGACATTCCATGATGAAGATATCAATATTATTGAATCTGTTATAAAACAAAAACTTGATAATTTGATGTACGCCTATTCTATAGAAGGTATTTCTGATGTCCCAAAATATAACCTTGATATCATTCGTGCCTATCCTGTATTAAATAATAATGATAAATTTGCCAGTGCAGTATATAAGCTACTAAAAGATAAACACCCAGAAGTTGAAATCGATAAAAATGCCAAGCCCTTATTTGGTTCGGAAGACTTTGCATTTTATGTTAAAAACATTCCAGGATTTTATTTTACAATTGGAACAAAGAATATCCAGAAAAATGTTGTTGAAATCAACCATTCCAGTAAATTCGATATTGATGAAGAAGTACTTATAATTGGAGTTCGTATTCTTAAAACTATTACAATGGACTTTTTAAACAATCCTAAGGACTATTTATAA
- a CDS encoding GNAT family N-acetyltransferase, whose protein sequence is MIIQECKKYQNTQVKNLVLEILNEHGFEYDPEKDYDLDDIEKYYLTDGSVFYIGIADGQIVGTGALKRIDNNRCEIKRMYVKKSFRNRGYGLKLFDATLEFAQKHYKTATIKTNIKLKRAINLYLKNGFLITALDTKNNIVHMVKHFY, encoded by the coding sequence ATGATTATCCAGGAATGCAAAAAGTATCAAAATACCCAAGTAAAAAATCTGGTTCTGGAAATCCTCAATGAGCATGGTTTTGAATATGACCCTGAAAAGGATTATGATCTTGATGATATTGAAAAATATTATCTAACTGATGGGTCTGTATTTTATATCGGAATTGCTGACGGTCAAATTGTAGGAACAGGTGCTTTAAAAAGGATTGATAATAATAGATGTGAAATAAAACGGATGTATGTTAAGAAAAGTTTTAGAAACCGAGGATATGGATTAAAACTTTTTGACGCAACTCTTGAATTTGCACAAAAACATTATAAAACTGCTACAATAAAAACCAATATTAAATTAAAAAGAGCCATCAATCTATATTTGAAAAATGGTTTTTTAATTACAGCCCTTGATACAAAAAATAATATAGTACATATGGTAAAACATTTTTATTGA
- a CDS encoding glycoside hydrolase family 15 protein yields the protein MRTGVCDLDKQLCSWLENWNLEQTYKSSFSRDFIKPGTSGKTEVTEKKNLSEGYVSNIGETYFENPEMGLRIHIYDSIHPSLNYFYRIFEIENTSNTSRNLRFFSTHNYRILEDKLAETAVVDRDFLIHYKRNRYFLHSSSPQFDQWAVGDAEWNGFEGTWKDMEDDGLLSGNVVAHGSVDSTVGWTISNLQPGQSKVIHFWIVTGKNYTSTVKLHNRIKDQEDNSLFRKVFSFWNSFIERFTIFPEYRAMDQLPDKIRRMFYRSLLATISHMDINGSLIASCDTDIKQFGADYYTYCWPRDASWAVVALDSAKYHNLSLEVFDFYSKVISEKGYFLHKYTPAGDFGSTWHPVPMIQIDETGLPLYALYNNWLMSRNVWTIGRYFMSIVVPAANYLASSIDSDGLPISSFDLWEERKGVHTYSACTIYAGLYGAAEIAKALGHDVEFEYWLKSAKKVKNAIIEYLYDEQKQRFKRSLHDSTIDSSLFGVWYFGILPSDDERVVNTMKAIEYELSRPSGGIARYMDDNYMGYMNSWIICTLWVAQWHIAIGDLDRALEFINWCADNSHPTTGLMAEQVANDGSLKSVLPLMWSHSAFVLTIYEYLNAISENYCKLQ from the coding sequence ATGCGTACCGGAGTATGCGATCTTGATAAACAGCTGTGTAGCTGGCTCGAAAACTGGAACCTCGAACAAACATATAAATCAAGTTTTTCCAGGGATTTTATAAAACCTGGTACATCCGGAAAAACAGAAGTAACTGAAAAAAAGAATTTATCAGAAGGTTACGTATCCAATATAGGAGAAACGTATTTTGAAAATCCTGAAATGGGTCTAAGAATCCATATCTATGATTCTATACACCCTTCCCTTAACTATTTTTACCGTATATTTGAAATAGAAAATACATCTAATACATCAAGGAATCTGAGATTTTTTTCCACACACAATTACAGGATACTTGAGGATAAACTTGCAGAAACCGCAGTTGTTGACAGGGATTTCCTGATACATTACAAACGTAACCGGTATTTCCTCCACAGCAGTTCCCCTCAATTCGACCAATGGGCTGTCGGGGATGCTGAATGGAATGGTTTTGAAGGAACATGGAAGGATATGGAAGATGACGGTTTATTGAGTGGTAATGTAGTTGCACACGGGTCGGTGGATTCAACTGTAGGGTGGACTATCTCTAATCTACAGCCCGGCCAATCGAAAGTGATACATTTCTGGATTGTAACCGGAAAGAATTATACCAGTACAGTTAAACTACACAACAGGATAAAAGACCAGGAAGATAATTCTCTATTTCGTAAAGTTTTCAGTTTCTGGAATTCTTTTATTGAACGTTTTACTATATTTCCTGAATACAGAGCAATGGACCAGTTGCCTGATAAAATCAGAAGAATGTTTTATCGCAGTCTTCTTGCGACCATATCCCACATGGATATAAATGGATCTTTAATAGCATCATGTGATACTGACATAAAACAGTTCGGAGCTGATTATTATACATATTGCTGGCCTCGTGATGCCTCATGGGCAGTTGTTGCTCTTGACAGTGCAAAATACCACAATTTGAGTTTGGAAGTTTTTGATTTCTACTCAAAGGTAATATCAGAAAAAGGTTATTTCCTTCACAAATATACACCTGCAGGGGATTTTGGCAGTACATGGCATCCTGTTCCAATGATTCAGATTGATGAGACCGGTTTACCTCTTTATGCTCTTTATAACAACTGGTTGATGTCGCGTAATGTCTGGACTATAGGTAGATATTTCATGTCTATAGTAGTTCCTGCTGCTAATTATCTGGCGAGTTCCATCGACTCTGACGGACTGCCGATTTCAAGTTTTGACCTATGGGAAGAACGCAAAGGTGTGCATACCTATAGTGCATGCACTATATATGCAGGACTTTATGGTGCAGCAGAGATTGCAAAAGCACTCGGACATGATGTAGAGTTTGAATACTGGTTGAAATCGGCAAAAAAGGTCAAAAATGCCATAATAGAATATCTTTATGATGAGCAAAAACAGCGTTTTAAACGCTCACTTCATGATTCAACCATCGATTCATCCCTTTTCGGTGTCTGGTATTTCGGAATCCTCCCATCGGATGATGAAAGAGTGGTAAACACTATGAAAGCGATAGAATATGAATTATCACGTCCTTCCGGTGGAATAGCCAGGTACATGGATGATAATTACATGGGGTATATGAACAGCTGGATTATTTGTACTCTCTGGGTAGCACAATGGCATATAGCAATAGGAGACCTTGACAGGGCACTGGAATTTATAAACTGGTGTGCTGATAACAGTCATCCAACGACAGGGTTAATGGCAGAACAGGTGGCAAATGATGGTTCTCTCAAATCAGTATTGCCACTTATGTGGTCACATAGTGCATTTGTACTTACAATATATGAGTATCTAAATGCGATAAGTGAAAATTACTGCAAGCTTCAATAA
- a CDS encoding N-acetyltransferase produces the protein MIRKARVKDVKTIKDMVNGYAKEGLMLARSYSELYESIRDFYVYETDGEVIGCCALHVMWEDLAEILSFAVKPEYQNNGIGSELLNTCLEDEHALDVGTVFTLTCIPEFFEKREFNRVEKSSLPHKIWNGCIKCPKFPECDEIPLVRKLR, from the coding sequence TTGATTCGAAAAGCAAGAGTTAAGGATGTAAAAACGATTAAAGATATGGTTAATGGCTATGCAAAGGAAGGATTAATGCTTGCACGCTCATATAGCGAACTTTATGAATCCATCAGAGATTTTTATGTTTATGAAACTGATGGGGAAGTAATAGGTTGCTGTGCTTTGCATGTTATGTGGGAAGACCTTGCTGAAATACTGTCATTTGCTGTAAAACCTGAATACCAAAATAATGGTATAGGCTCAGAACTGTTAAACACCTGTCTTGAAGATGAGCATGCACTTGATGTGGGAACGGTGTTCACTCTTACCTGTATACCTGAATTTTTTGAAAAAAGAGAATTCAATAGAGTTGAAAAATCATCACTTCCACATAAAATCTGGAACGGATGTATAAAATGTCCCAAGTTCCCAGAATGTGATGAAATACCTCTTGTAAGAAAGTTAAGATAA
- a CDS encoding class I SAM-dependent methyltransferase: MVCISIDKELLNKQYEQWENVYTEHSEKFGNMPSIFAMETIKLLKKENKNRILELGGGQGRDTINFAQNGFKVDVVDYTKKGIEIIKEKSRYQGLAEYINPVQHDVRNPLPFEDETFDGCYSHMLYCMALTTSELQFITDEIWRVLKPGGLNIYTVRNKNDIRYGTGINRGEDLYEIKDGFIVHFFDKDKIKHLSRGFEIVDIDEFEEGILPKKLYRVILKKIKGDYNPQ; encoded by the coding sequence ATGGTTTGTATTTCAATTGATAAAGAATTATTGAATAAACAGTATGAACAATGGGAGAATGTCTACACAGAACACAGTGAAAAATTTGGTAATATGCCCAGTATTTTTGCCATGGAAACCATCAAGTTATTAAAAAAGGAAAATAAAAACCGAATACTTGAGTTGGGTGGTGGTCAAGGGAGAGATACCATTAATTTTGCACAGAACGGTTTTAAAGTCGATGTGGTAGATTATACAAAAAAAGGTATTGAAATAATTAAAGAAAAATCAAGATATCAGGGATTAGCCGAATATATAAATCCTGTCCAGCATGATGTCAGAAACCCACTGCCTTTTGAAGACGAAACTTTTGATGGATGTTATTCTCACATGCTGTACTGCATGGCATTAACCACCTCAGAACTTCAATTTATCACAGATGAAATCTGGAGAGTTCTAAAACCCGGAGGTCTTAATATATATACTGTAAGAAACAAAAATGACATCAGATACGGAACGGGTATAAATCGGGGAGAAGACCTTTATGAGATAAAAGACGGTTTCATTGTACATTTTTTTGATAAAGATAAAATTAAACATCTCTCCAGAGGTTTTGAAATTGTAGATATTGATGAATTTGAAGAAGGGATTTTACCGAAAAAACTGTATCGGGTTATCCTCAAAAAAATAAAGGGAGATTATAATCCGCAATAA
- a CDS encoding monomethylamine:corrinoid methyltransferase → MKQLYNYLKAATEGEQKKEKKHDMEVFQKAEELAEEYDIKYDNESFVPDDDELADSVFEAGIDLLSSTGVYCIDTERIIPVDKDDILKSIYSLKELEIGKYREKVPVPERCPVDSTPPVIIGGPMGGTVSEENFLNVHLSSAREPLVQGIYAGVIDKLEGKGIKPKSPFEMYAALKEARLEKLSTRIAGREGLALMGPGTPTISQAYMLVSADELYSESDPQEVSQLDELKTDYETFYKSIYHQEHGNHYLSGQCPIFGGTSIASAPGLAIVDVAETIQAKIVTGASFHVSGAIHVNTNSSSTKEVIWASSLSSIALSRNMNYYKARYYWNQAGCCTDMMFYETAAQAIADTVSGRDILIGPAGARGGTADHSTGLESRFMAEIAHMATDLNLSEANDIVSKIYSKYKDRFTNPPTGKPFDECYVVNSEYDMEPTDEYINLYKSILSEIEDYCGL, encoded by the coding sequence ATGAAGCAGTTGTACAATTATCTCAAAGCAGCAACTGAAGGTGAACAGAAAAAAGAAAAAAAGCATGATATGGAAGTATTCCAGAAAGCTGAAGAGCTGGCAGAGGAATATGATATTAAATATGATAATGAGTCATTTGTGCCGGACGACGATGAACTTGCAGATTCGGTTTTTGAAGCGGGAATAGATCTTTTATCATCTACAGGTGTTTACTGTATAGATACTGAAAGAATTATACCGGTTGATAAAGATGACATTTTAAAATCGATTTATTCACTTAAAGAACTCGAAATCGGAAAATACAGAGAAAAAGTACCTGTTCCTGAAAGATGTCCAGTGGATTCAACACCGCCTGTTATTATAGGAGGACCAATGGGTGGAACAGTTTCTGAAGAAAATTTTCTTAACGTTCATTTAAGTTCTGCAAGAGAGCCACTTGTGCAGGGGATTTATGCTGGTGTGATTGATAAGCTGGAAGGTAAAGGGATAAAACCGAAAAGCCCGTTTGAGATGTATGCGGCATTGAAAGAAGCAAGACTGGAAAAACTGTCAACCAGAATAGCAGGCAGAGAGGGTCTTGCTTTGATGGGTCCCGGAACACCTACAATTTCGCAGGCATATATGCTTGTATCAGCTGATGAATTATATTCAGAATCCGACCCTCAAGAAGTTTCCCAGCTGGATGAATTGAAAACTGATTATGAAACATTTTATAAATCCATATATCATCAGGAACATGGAAACCACTACCTTTCAGGTCAGTGTCCCATTTTCGGAGGGACATCAATTGCATCTGCACCAGGACTTGCGATTGTTGATGTTGCAGAAACCATACAGGCAAAAATTGTTACCGGTGCCAGTTTCCATGTTTCGGGTGCCATACATGTAAATACCAATTCATCATCTACAAAAGAAGTAATTTGGGCATCCAGTCTGTCATCTATAGCACTTTCACGTAATATGAATTACTATAAAGCCAGATATTATTGGAATCAGGCAGGTTGCTGCACAGATATGATGTTTTATGAAACTGCAGCACAGGCAATAGCAGATACTGTTAGTGGTAGAGACATCCTTATAGGTCCTGCCGGTGCACGTGGCGGAACTGCTGACCACTCAACAGGTCTTGAATCCCGATTCATGGCTGAAATAGCCCATATGGCAACAGATCTAAATCTTTCAGAAGCTAATGACATAGTCAGTAAAATTTATTCCAAATATAAAGACAGATTCACTAATCCACCAACAGGAAAACCTTTCGATGAATGCTATGTGGTTAATTCCGAATACGATATGGAACCTACAGATGAATACATAAATCTTTACAAAAGCATATTATCAGAAATTGAAGATTATTGCGGATTATAA
- a CDS encoding iron ABC transporter substrate-binding protein, translating into MMKKWIVATMVIMILIICTGTGCIDNTSAGSEKENSSTVTITDSLGREVDVPKNPERVVAQGPGALRYQCYLNAQDKVVGVESIELREDENRRPYRIANPQLKNKPLIGEYRGNTDPEKIVSVNPEVIFWTYVTSPDDADKLQQKTGVPVVALNYGTLGVHRDEMFKSLRIMGDVLNKEERSEDVIQFFNKTIKDLNKRTNNIPEDEKRSVYIGGIAYKGSHGYQSTEPAYPPFDFINAKNVASDMGTDHADASKEAIIEWDPDILFVDLSTYDAQPSAVEQLKTDPSYRSLTAVEEGEVYGVLPYNWYTKNYGTVLANAYYLGTVIYPERFSDINPEEKANKIYEFLVSEPVYEDLEKGFGRGYGKIPVN; encoded by the coding sequence ATGATGAAGAAATGGATAGTTGCAACAATGGTAATAATGATATTAATTATCTGTACAGGTACCGGTTGTATAGATAATACCAGTGCAGGAAGTGAAAAAGAAAATTCTAGCACAGTAACGATTACAGACAGCCTTGGTAGAGAAGTCGATGTGCCTAAAAACCCCGAACGAGTTGTAGCTCAGGGACCGGGAGCTCTTAGATATCAATGTTATCTCAACGCTCAAGATAAAGTAGTAGGTGTGGAAAGCATCGAATTAAGAGAAGATGAAAACAGACGTCCTTACAGGATAGCAAATCCTCAGTTGAAAAATAAACCCCTGATTGGTGAATACAGAGGTAATACTGACCCTGAAAAAATTGTTTCAGTAAATCCTGAAGTCATTTTCTGGACATATGTAACATCACCCGATGATGCAGATAAACTGCAACAAAAAACTGGCGTCCCTGTAGTTGCCCTCAATTACGGCACACTGGGAGTTCACCGTGATGAAATGTTCAAGTCTCTTAGGATAATGGGTGATGTGTTAAATAAAGAAGAGAGGAGTGAAGATGTCATCCAGTTCTTTAATAAAACAATTAAGGATTTGAACAAACGAACCAATAATATTCCAGAAGATGAAAAAAGAAGCGTATACATAGGTGGTATCGCTTATAAAGGTTCACATGGCTACCAGTCAACAGAACCAGCGTATCCACCATTTGATTTTATAAACGCAAAGAATGTTGCCAGTGATATGGGAACAGATCATGCTGATGCATCAAAGGAAGCTATTATCGAATGGGACCCTGATATACTATTTGTAGATTTGTCCACCTATGATGCACAGCCATCAGCTGTAGAACAACTTAAAACCGACCCATCCTACCGCTCACTTACAGCTGTAGAAGAAGGAGAAGTCTATGGAGTACTTCCATACAACTGGTACACCAAGAACTATGGTACTGTACTGGCAAATGCATACTATCTAGGAACTGTGATTTATCCTGAAAGATTCAGTGATATCAATCCTGAAGAAAAAGCCAACAAAATCTATGAGTTCTTGGTATCAGAACCTGTATATGAAGATTTGGAAAAAGGATTTGGACGTGGTTATGGAAAAATCCCGGTTAATTGA